One segment of Haemophilus influenzae DNA contains the following:
- the dppD gene encoding dipeptide ABC transporter ATP-binding protein, whose amino-acid sequence MALLDVKELSVHFGDKKTPFKAVDRISYQVAQGEVLGIVGESGSGKSVSSLAIMGLIDHPGRVSAESLQFENTNLLTLDHKAKRQLIGADVAMIFQDPMTSLNPAYTVGFQIMEALKTHEGGTKKARKDRTLELLRLVGIPDPESRMNVYPHQLSGGMSQRVMIAMAIACRPKLLIADEPTTALDVTIQAQIMELLLELQKKECMSLILITHDLALVAEAADRIIVMYAGQIVEEGTAKDIFRDPKHPYTQALLRSLPEFAEGKSRLASLQGVVPGKYDRPTGCLLNPRCPYATEYCRQVEPLLHQIGSRKVKCHTPLNEQGNPVEYQGA is encoded by the coding sequence ATGGCATTATTAGACGTAAAAGAACTTTCTGTTCACTTTGGCGATAAAAAAACGCCATTTAAAGCAGTGGATCGTATCAGCTATCAAGTTGCACAAGGCGAAGTGCTTGGTATTGTGGGAGAATCGGGATCAGGGAAATCTGTTAGCTCTCTCGCAATTATGGGATTAATTGATCATCCTGGGCGTGTATCGGCAGAATCCTTGCAATTTGAAAACACAAATTTGCTTACTTTAGATCATAAAGCCAAACGTCAGCTTATTGGTGCTGATGTTGCGATGATTTTCCAAGATCCGATGACAAGTTTAAATCCAGCTTATACTGTGGGTTTCCAAATTATGGAAGCGTTAAAAACTCACGAGGGTGGCACAAAAAAGGCGAGAAAAGACCGCACTTTAGAGCTTTTAAGATTGGTTGGTATTCCAGATCCTGAATCTCGAATGAATGTTTATCCCCATCAGCTTTCTGGCGGTATGAGCCAACGTGTGATGATTGCGATGGCAATTGCCTGCAGACCTAAATTATTGATTGCTGACGAGCCAACCACAGCATTGGACGTGACTATTCAAGCACAAATTATGGAACTCTTACTTGAATTGCAAAAGAAAGAATGTATGTCCCTAATTTTGATTACTCACGATCTAGCACTTGTGGCAGAAGCAGCAGATCGAATTATCGTGATGTATGCTGGACAAATCGTTGAAGAAGGCACCGCAAAAGATATTTTCCGCGATCCAAAACATCCTTACACGCAAGCCTTGTTACGTTCATTACCAGAATTTGCAGAAGGAAAATCTCGCTTAGCGTCATTACAAGGTGTAGTACCTGGAAAATACGATCGCCCAACAGGCTGTTTATTAAATCCTCGTTGCCCTTATGCCACTGAATACTGCCGCCAAGTTGAACCTCTATTGCATCAGATCGGTTCGCGTAAAGTAAAATGCCACACTCCGCTGAACGAACAAGGCAATCCCGTTGAATATCAAGGAGCTTAA
- a CDS encoding peptide ABC transporter ATP-binding protein yields the protein MTNEVKENAPLLNAIGLKKYYPVKKGLFAKPQQVKALDGVSFQLERGKTLAVVGESGCGKSTLGRLLTMIEEPTKGELYYKGHNFLENDSETKALRRKKIQIVFQNPYASLNPRKKIGSILEEPLIINTKLSAKERREKVLSMMEKVGLRAEFYDRYPHMFSGGQRQRIAIARGLMLNPDVVVADEPVSALDVSVRAQVLNLMMDLQDELGLSYVFISHDLSVVEHIADEVMVMYLGRCVEKGTTEQIFSNPQHPYTKALLSATPRLSPNLRRERIKLTGELPSPINPPKGCAFNPRCWKATEKCRENQPHLEQHTDGKLIACFHID from the coding sequence ATGACGAATGAAGTAAAAGAAAATGCGCCATTATTAAATGCGATTGGCTTAAAAAAATATTACCCTGTAAAAAAAGGCTTGTTTGCAAAACCACAGCAAGTAAAGGCGTTAGATGGTGTCTCTTTTCAGCTTGAACGTGGTAAAACTTTAGCTGTCGTGGGGGAATCTGGTTGTGGAAAATCAACGCTAGGTCGTTTATTGACAATGATTGAAGAACCAACCAAAGGCGAACTTTATTACAAAGGGCATAATTTTTTAGAAAATGATTCTGAAACAAAAGCACTACGTCGTAAAAAAATTCAGATTGTTTTTCAAAATCCTTATGCATCATTGAATCCACGCAAAAAGATTGGTTCAATTTTGGAAGAACCATTAATTATCAACACAAAACTTTCCGCCAAAGAACGGCGAGAAAAAGTTTTATCGATGATGGAAAAAGTGGGATTGCGAGCTGAATTTTATGACCGTTATCCCCATATGTTTTCAGGCGGACAACGCCAACGCATCGCCATTGCACGTGGTTTAATGTTAAATCCTGATGTTGTCGTTGCCGATGAACCTGTTTCTGCATTGGATGTTTCCGTGCGTGCGCAAGTACTGAATTTAATGATGGATTTACAAGATGAATTAGGCTTGTCTTACGTGTTCATTTCACACGATCTTTCTGTGGTAGAACATATCGCTGATGAAGTGATGGTAATGTATCTAGGTCGTTGTGTCGAAAAAGGAACAACAGAGCAAATCTTCTCTAATCCTCAACATCCTTATACCAAAGCGTTACTTTCAGCGACGCCACGTTTGTCACCAAACTTACGCCGTGAGCGTATAAAGCTGACGGGCGAATTGCCAAGTCCAATTAATCCGCCCAAAGGCTGTGCATTTAATCCTCGTTGTTGGAAAGCGACAGAAAAATGCCGTGAAAATCAACCGCACTTAGAGCAACATACTGATGGAAAATTAATCGCTTGTTTCCATATTGATTAA
- the lpcA gene encoding D-sedoheptulose 7-phosphate isomerase: MYLDQIKAELVEAQDVLNKFIADENNIKLIQEAALLISNSFKQGGKVLSCGNGGSHCDAMHFAEELTGRYRENRPGYPAIAISDASHLSCVSNDFGYEYVFSRYVEAVGQKGDVLFGLSTSGNSKNILNAIEAAKAKGMKVIAMTGKDGGKMAGLADVEIRVPHFSYADRIQEIHIKVIHILMMLIEFEMAKQA, translated from the coding sequence ATGTATTTAGATCAAATCAAAGCAGAACTTGTGGAAGCACAAGATGTGTTAAACAAATTTATTGCTGATGAAAATAACATTAAATTAATTCAAGAAGCCGCATTATTAATTTCCAACAGTTTCAAGCAAGGCGGAAAAGTGCTTTCTTGTGGTAATGGCGGTTCGCACTGTGATGCGATGCATTTTGCAGAAGAATTAACTGGTCGTTATCGTGAAAATCGCCCTGGTTATCCCGCTATTGCGATTTCAGATGCAAGCCATTTAAGCTGTGTAAGTAATGATTTTGGCTATGAATATGTATTTTCACGCTATGTTGAAGCGGTGGGTCAAAAAGGCGATGTATTATTCGGTTTATCAACTTCAGGCAATTCAAAAAATATCTTAAATGCTATTGAAGCGGCAAAAGCAAAAGGAATGAAAGTGATTGCGATGACAGGCAAAGATGGCGGAAAAATGGCAGGATTAGCAGATGTTGAAATTCGCGTACCCCATTTCAGTTATGCAGATCGTATTCAAGAAATCCATATCAAAGTCATTCATATTTTAATGATGTTAATTGAGTTTGAAATGGCAAAACAAGCCTAA
- the artP gene encoding arginine ABC transporter ATP-binding protein ArtP produces the protein MAIRVKNLNFFYGSSQALFDINLEAEEGDTVVLLGPSGAGKSTLIRTLNLLEVPKSGELSITNNEFNLSNAMANPKAIRQLRQDVGMVFQQYHLWPHLTVIENLIEAPMKVRGVSESEAKTDAMELLKRLRLEQLADRFPLHLSGGQQQRVAIARALMMKPQVLLFDEPTAALDPEITAQVVDIIKELQETGITQVIVTHEVNVAQKVATKVVYMEQGKIVEMGSADCFENPKTEQFKHYLSH, from the coding sequence ATGGCTATTCGTGTTAAAAATCTCAATTTCTTTTACGGTTCATCACAAGCGTTATTTGATATTAACCTTGAAGCTGAAGAGGGCGATACCGTTGTGTTGCTGGGCCCAAGTGGCGCAGGCAAAAGTACATTAATTCGCACATTAAATTTGTTAGAAGTGCCAAAATCTGGCGAATTAAGCATTACAAACAATGAATTTAATTTATCCAATGCAATGGCAAATCCCAAAGCAATCAGACAATTACGCCAAGATGTAGGAATGGTGTTTCAACAATATCATCTTTGGCCGCACTTAACGGTAATTGAAAACTTAATTGAAGCACCAATGAAAGTGCGTGGTGTGAGTGAAAGTGAAGCGAAAACTGATGCAATGGAATTGTTAAAACGTTTACGTTTAGAACAACTTGCTGATCGCTTTCCATTACATTTGTCAGGTGGGCAACAACAACGTGTTGCAATAGCACGCGCACTGATGATGAAGCCACAAGTTCTATTATTTGATGAACCAACGGCAGCATTAGATCCAGAAATTACTGCGCAAGTTGTAGATATTATTAAAGAATTACAAGAAACTGGCATTACGCAAGTGATTGTAACCCACGAAGTCAATGTTGCACAAAAAGTAGCAACTAAAGTGGTGTATATGGAACAAGGTAAAATCGTCGAAATGGGATCGGCTGATTGCTTTGAAAATCCGAAAACCGAACAATTTAAACACTATCTTTCTCACTAG
- a CDS encoding lysine/arginine/ornithine ABC transporter substrate-binding protein yields the protein MKKTLLTAILLGSSVAANAQELTFAMEPSYPPFETTNEKGEIIGFDVDVANAICQEIQATCKFKSEAFDALIPNLKAKRFDAAISAIDITDARAKQVLFSDPYYDSTASYVALKGKATLESAKNIGVQNGTTFQQYTVAETKQYTPKSYSTLQNAILDLKSGRIDIIFGDTAVLSDMISKEPEIQFIGEKVTNKKYFGNGIAIAMHKSNKDLAAQLNKGLAAIKANGEYQKIYDKWMTK from the coding sequence ATGAAAAAAACATTATTAACTGCCATTTTATTGGGATCATCTGTTGCTGCAAACGCACAAGAACTAACTTTTGCAATGGAACCTAGCTATCCACCATTTGAAACCACAAATGAAAAAGGCGAAATTATCGGCTTTGATGTGGATGTGGCAAATGCAATTTGTCAAGAAATCCAAGCAACCTGTAAATTCAAGAGCGAAGCCTTTGATGCGTTAATTCCAAATTTAAAAGCAAAACGTTTTGATGCGGCAATTTCCGCTATTGATATTACTGATGCTCGTGCAAAACAAGTGCTATTCTCTGATCCATATTACGACAGCACAGCAAGCTATGTTGCTCTTAAAGGCAAAGCAACTTTAGAGAGCGCAAAAAATATAGGTGTTCAAAATGGCACAACATTCCAACAATACACCGTAGCGGAGACCAAGCAATATACTCCAAAATCCTATTCAACTTTACAAAATGCTATTTTAGACTTAAAGAGCGGTCGGATTGATATTATTTTTGGCGATACCGCAGTGCTTTCCGATATGATTTCCAAAGAGCCAGAAATTCAATTTATAGGCGAAAAAGTAACCAATAAAAAATATTTTGGTAACGGGATAGCGATTGCAATGCACAAATCAAACAAAGATTTGGCGGCACAACTAAATAAAGGTTTAGCTGCAATTAAAGCGAATGGCGAATACCAAAAAATCTATGATAAATGGATGACAAAATAA
- the artQ gene encoding arginine ABC transporter permease ArtQ: MFSDFLSLMFTAALMTLGLAVCSLILGLFLSLIFTALEANRFVGKPMTIFVALLRGLPEIIVVLLVYFGSTELVEMLTGEYIEFGAFGCGVFALSLIFAAYASQTLRGAIQAIPKGQWESGAALGLSKSYTFIHIVMPQVWRHALPGLSNQWLVLLKDTALVSLIGVDDLMRQADLINANTHQPFTWYGIAALIYLAVTLISQVGIRKLELRFTRFERGVK, from the coding sequence ATGTTTTCTGACTTTCTTTCTTTAATGTTTACTGCTGCCCTAATGACTTTAGGGCTTGCGGTCTGTTCATTGATCTTAGGCTTATTTTTAAGCCTAATTTTTACCGCACTTGAAGCAAATCGTTTTGTTGGCAAGCCGATGACAATATTTGTGGCATTATTACGTGGCTTACCCGAAATTATTGTTGTATTACTTGTCTATTTTGGTTCTACTGAATTAGTAGAAATGCTAACAGGAGAATACATTGAATTTGGGGCATTTGGCTGTGGTGTGTTTGCGCTTTCTCTTATTTTTGCGGCTTATGCTTCACAAACATTACGCGGCGCAATTCAAGCCATACCAAAAGGACAATGGGAATCAGGTGCAGCGTTAGGTTTAAGCAAAAGCTATACCTTTATTCACATTGTTATGCCACAAGTATGGCGTCACGCTTTACCAGGTTTAAGCAATCAATGGCTTGTATTACTAAAAGACACAGCATTAGTTTCATTAATTGGCGTAGATGATTTGATGCGCCAAGCGGATCTGATTAATGCCAATACACATCAACCCTTTACTTGGTACGGTATTGCTGCGTTAATTTATTTAGCGGTAACATTAATTAGCCAAGTTGGTATTCGAAAATTAGAGCTGCGTTTTACTCGTTTTGAAAGGGGCGTGAAATAA
- the artM gene encoding arginine ABC transporter permease ArtM: MFQEYLTVIAQGIPTSLLLTVVSLLIAFFLALFLTFLLSMENKWIKSAVNLYLTLFTGTPLLVQFFLIYAGPGQFQWIIDSPLWFFLSNAWFCAALALALNSAAYSTQLFHGAVKAIHKGQWESCAALGLSRLQTLKILIPYALKRALPSYSNEIILVFKGTALASTITIMDIMGYARQLYGTEYDALTIYGIAGGIYLIITGIATLLLRKLEKKVLAFERFEVTKA; the protein is encoded by the coding sequence ATGTTTCAAGAATATTTAACTGTGATCGCACAAGGGATTCCAACGAGTTTACTACTTACTGTCGTATCCTTACTGATTGCTTTCTTTTTAGCCTTATTTCTTACTTTTTTACTTTCAATGGAAAATAAATGGATAAAAAGTGCGGTCAATTTATACCTTACTTTATTCACAGGCACGCCACTGTTAGTACAGTTCTTTTTAATTTATGCGGGGCCCGGTCAATTTCAATGGATTATTGACAGCCCATTATGGTTTTTCTTATCTAATGCGTGGTTCTGTGCCGCATTAGCTTTAGCACTAAACAGTGCAGCTTATTCCACCCAATTATTTCACGGTGCAGTAAAAGCCATTCATAAAGGACAATGGGAAAGTTGTGCAGCGTTAGGATTAAGCCGATTACAGACACTCAAAATCTTAATTCCCTACGCTTTAAAACGTGCGTTGCCGTCTTACAGTAACGAAATTATTTTGGTATTTAAAGGCACGGCATTAGCTTCCACCATTACCATTATGGATATTATGGGCTATGCTCGCCAACTTTATGGTACAGAATATGATGCACTGACAATTTACGGCATTGCGGGCGGTATATATTTAATTATTACGGGCATTGCGACTTTATTACTACGTAAACTAGAGAAAAAAGTATTGGCATTTGAACGTTTTGAAGTAACAAAAGCATAA
- a CDS encoding YadA C-terminal domain-containing protein, whose product MEQLKTAANPNQAKIDNATKPYETAKNELVSTWKGTAGSVSVGNEIRGITRQITGVAAGTYQGQSAVAVGVRYTPKPNIVISLSGSADTNNGVGAATGGSFGF is encoded by the coding sequence ATGGAACAGTTGAAAACCGCAGCTAATCCAAATCAAGCTAAGATTGACAACGCGACTAAACCTTATGAAACAGCTAAAAATGAATTAGTTTCAACTTGGAAAGGCACTGCGGGTTCGGTTTCAGTGGGGAATGAAATAAGAGGCATAACCCGCCAAATTACTGGCGTAGCTGCAGGGACTTATCAAGGACAATCTGCTGTTGCAGTTGGGGTTCGTTATACACCTAAACCAAATATAGTAATTAGCCTTTCTGGCTCTGCTGATACCAATAACGGTGTGGGTGCTGCAACAGGGGGAAGTTTTGGGTTTTAA
- a CDS encoding opacity family porin has product MKKSLLAVIVGAFTFASVANANIYAEGDVGLSRTKANDSNNTRVEPRVSVGYKVGNTRVAGDYTHHGKVDGTKIQGLGTSVFYDFDTNSKVQPYVGARVAANQFKYDNRANQPYRSSSEIKLGYGAVAGAKYKLDGNWYANGGVEYNRLGNFDSTKVNNYGAKVGVGYGF; this is encoded by the coding sequence ATGAAAAAATCTTTATTAGCTGTTATTGTTGGTGCATTTACCTTTGCTTCTGTTGCAAATGCGAATATTTATGCTGAAGGCGATGTCGGTTTATCTCGAACTAAAGCCAACGATAGTAACAATACAAGAGTTGAACCTCGCGTATCCGTGGGTTATAAAGTAGGAAATACACGCGTTGCGGGTGATTATACTCATCACGGAAAAGTTGATGGCACAAAAATTCAAGGTTTAGGTACTTCGGTATTTTATGATTTTGATACAAATTCTAAAGTGCAACCTTATGTTGGTGCTCGTGTTGCAGCTAACCAGTTTAAATATGATAACAGAGCTAACCAACCATATAGAAGTTCTTCAGAAATTAAGCTCGGCTATGGTGCTGTAGCAGGTGCGAAATATAAATTAGATGGCAACTGGTATGCAAATGGCGGTGTTGAATACAATCGTTTAGGTAATTTTGATAGTACCAAAGTTAATAATTATGGCGCGAAAGTTGGCGTGGGTTACGGATTCTAA
- a CDS encoding SprT family zinc-dependent metalloprotease produces the protein MTSISLIPFRHLKMQVQRKLNQSLLLAEAYFKRKFTMPEVNYELRGIKAGVAYLQKNEIKFNRTLLQENTDEFIRQVVPHELAHLIVYKMFGRVKPHGKEWQFVMNEIFKLPADTCHQFDIKNVQGKTFEYRCACQTHFLSIRRHNKIMKENIEYLCKKCKGKLIFVDEDE, from the coding sequence ATGACATCAATATCACTCATTCCATTCCGTCATTTAAAAATGCAAGTGCAACGCAAATTGAATCAGTCTTTGCTACTTGCAGAGGCTTATTTTAAGCGAAAATTTACAATGCCTGAGGTAAATTATGAGTTGCGTGGCATAAAGGCAGGAGTTGCTTACCTACAAAAAAATGAAATAAAATTTAACCGCACTTTATTGCAAGAAAATACGGATGAATTTATTCGACAAGTCGTGCCACACGAGCTTGCGCATTTGATTGTGTATAAAATGTTTGGTCGCGTAAAACCACACGGGAAAGAATGGCAATTTGTAATGAATGAAATTTTTAAGCTGCCTGCAGATACCTGTCATCAATTTGATATAAAAAATGTGCAAGGTAAAACCTTTGAATATCGTTGTGCGTGCCAAACCCATTTTCTAAGTATTCGTCGGCATAACAAAATAATGAAAGAAAACATCGAATATTTGTGTAAAAAATGTAAGGGAAAATTAATTTTTGTCGATGAAGACGAATAA
- the metK gene encoding methionine adenosyltransferase produces MSSYLFTSESVSEGHPDKIADQISDAVLDEILKQDPKARVACETYVKTGMALVGGEITTSAWVDIENLTRKVICDIGYEHSEMGFDGHSCAVLNAIGKQSVDINQGVDRENPLDQGAGDQGIMFGYATNETDVLMPAAITYAHRLMEKQAEVRKSGKLAWLRPDAKSQVTLKYEDNKIVGVDAVVLSTQHSEEVSQKDLHEGVMEEIIKPVLPSEWLSKETKFFINPTGRFVIGGPMGDCGLTGRKIIVDTYGGAARHGGGAFSGKDPSKVDRSAAYAARYVAKNIVAAGLADRCEIQLSYAIGVADPTSIMVETFGTGKVANELLVSLVREFFDLRPYGLIKMLDLIQPIYRETAAYGHFGREQFPWEKVDRAAELRIAAGLK; encoded by the coding sequence ATGTCTAGCTATTTATTTACATCCGAATCTGTCTCTGAAGGGCATCCAGATAAAATTGCCGATCAAATTTCTGATGCAGTACTTGATGAAATCCTAAAACAAGATCCAAAAGCACGAGTAGCTTGTGAGACCTACGTAAAAACCGGTATGGCATTGGTGGGTGGGGAAATCACAACCTCTGCGTGGGTTGATATTGAGAATTTAACCCGTAAAGTGATTTGTGATATTGGTTATGAACATTCTGAAATGGGTTTTGATGGCCATTCTTGTGCAGTGCTTAATGCGATTGGTAAACAATCTGTAGATATTAACCAAGGCGTTGATCGTGAAAATCCATTAGATCAAGGCGCAGGCGACCAAGGTATTATGTTTGGTTATGCCACTAATGAAACGGATGTATTAATGCCTGCAGCTATTACTTATGCACATCGTTTAATGGAAAAACAAGCTGAAGTGCGTAAAAGCGGTAAATTAGCATGGTTACGCCCAGATGCGAAAAGCCAAGTTACTTTAAAATATGAAGATAATAAAATTGTTGGTGTGGATGCGGTTGTGCTTTCTACTCAACATTCTGAAGAAGTTAGCCAAAAAGACTTACACGAAGGTGTGATGGAAGAAATTATCAAACCTGTATTACCAAGTGAATGGCTTTCTAAAGAAACAAAATTCTTCATTAACCCGACTGGTCGTTTTGTTATCGGTGGGCCAATGGGCGATTGTGGTTTAACTGGTCGTAAAATTATTGTCGATACTTACGGTGGTGCCGCTCGTCACGGTGGTGGCGCATTCTCAGGAAAAGATCCATCTAAAGTTGACCGTTCCGCAGCTTATGCTGCACGCTATGTTGCAAAAAATATTGTGGCAGCAGGTTTAGCAGATCGTTGTGAAATCCAACTTTCTTATGCGATTGGTGTGGCTGATCCAACATCTATTATGGTCGAAACCTTTGGAACTGGAAAAGTTGCAAATGAATTATTAGTGTCATTAGTTCGTGAATTTTTTGATTTACGTCCTTATGGCTTAATTAAAATGTTAGATTTAATCCAACCAATCTATCGTGAAACGGCAGCTTATGGCCATTTCGGTCGTGAGCAATTCCCTTGGGAAAAAGTGGATCGTGCAGCAGAATTACGTATTGCGGCAGGTTTAAAATAA
- the ybeY gene encoding rRNA maturation RNase YbeY: MGSILVDLQIATENIEGLPAEEQIVQWATAAVQPEDNEVEMTVRIVDEAESHELNLTYRGKDRPTNVLSFPFECPDEVELPLLGDLVICRQVVEREAVEQDKPLMAHWAHMVVHGSLHLLGYDHIEDDEAEEMESLETQIMQGLGFADPYLAEK, encoded by the coding sequence ATGGGAAGTATATTGGTTGATTTGCAAATTGCCACAGAAAATATAGAGGGTTTACCAGCAGAAGAACAAATTGTTCAGTGGGCAACGGCGGCTGTTCAGCCTGAGGACAATGAAGTCGAAATGACGGTTCGTATTGTGGATGAAGCCGAAAGCCACGAATTAAATTTAACTTATCGTGGCAAGGATCGCCCGACTAACGTGCTTTCATTTCCATTTGAATGTCCCGATGAAGTGGAGTTGCCGTTGCTAGGGGATCTCGTTATTTGTCGTCAAGTCGTGGAGCGAGAAGCCGTAGAACAAGATAAACCATTAATGGCGCATTGGGCGCATATGGTCGTGCATGGTAGCTTACATTTACTCGGTTATGATCATATTGAAGACGATGAAGCTGAGGAAATGGAAAGTTTAGAAACTCAAATTATGCAAGGATTAGGCTTTGCTGATCCTTATCTAGCAGAGAAATGA
- a CDS encoding Cof-type HAD-IIB family hydrolase gives MYKAVFSDFDGTLLTSQHTISTRTVAAIKRLTANGIPFVPISARSPLGILPYWKQLETNNVLVAFSGALILNQHFEPIYSVQIDPQDVLEINAVLADHPLLGVNYYTNNDCHARDVENKWVIYECSVTKIEIHPFDEIATGSPHKIQIIGEAEEIIEIEIILKEKFPHLSICRSHANFLEVMHKNATKGSAVRFLEDYFGVQTNEVIAFGDNFNDLDMLQHAGLGVAMGNAPDEIKQAANVITATNNEDGLALILEEKFPE, from the coding sequence ATGTATAAAGCAGTATTTAGTGATTTTGATGGCACCTTATTAACTTCTCAACATACCATTTCCACCCGAACTGTTGCGGCGATTAAGCGTTTAACGGCGAATGGCATTCCTTTTGTGCCAATTTCGGCGCGTTCTCCTTTAGGGATTTTGCCGTATTGGAAACAGCTTGAAACGAATAATGTGCTTGTTGCATTTAGTGGTGCGCTTATTTTAAATCAACATTTTGAACCAATTTATAGCGTACAAATTGATCCACAAGATGTTTTAGAGATTAATGCTGTTTTGGCGGATCATCCGTTGCTTGGCGTGAATTATTATACCAATAATGATTGCCATGCTCGTGACGTAGAAAATAAATGGGTGATTTATGAATGCAGCGTCACCAAAATTGAAATTCATCCTTTTGATGAAATAGCAACAGGTTCGCCGCATAAAATCCAAATTATTGGGGAAGCAGAAGAAATCATTGAAATTGAAATTATTTTAAAGGAAAAATTTCCACATCTGAGTATTTGTCGTTCCCATGCTAACTTTTTAGAGGTAATGCACAAGAATGCAACCAAAGGAAGTGCGGTGCGTTTTTTGGAAGATTATTTTGGCGTACAAACCAATGAAGTGATTGCATTTGGCGATAATTTTAATGATTTGGATATGCTACAACACGCAGGGCTTGGAGTGGCAATGGGAAATGCGCCAGATGAAATTAAACAAGCGGCAAATGTGATTACGGCAACCAATAATGAAGATGGACTTGCATTGATTTTAGAAGAAAAATTTCCTGAATAA